The Pyrenophora tritici-repentis strain M4 chromosome 3, whole genome shotgun sequence genome has a window encoding:
- a CDS encoding Periplasmic protein TonB, which yields MTSVLKGGFGSPNSAPLLNNANPGTEFVNTVCPLKSALDGYDNRLPCSMQTIHVPQNFADAMTVREEVYGEQGVPLEAEFDQDDARSWHWVAYASVATHTTSPPKTLRRSDSGNTPADDVRRASATATRVPVATIRLIPPPHGRNKYIDDKHADADPPASDEHHHPTEPYIKLGRLAVRAPYRNLGLAKLLINAALDYATTHAGLIYRPPSPTALELAQMLGINKEKEITWQGLVMVHAQAPLRGMWEKHGFHEELLSEDGERVEIAAEPHWVEEGIEHLGMWKRLGVEKRKRLSLSSIESF from the coding sequence ATGACCAGCGTACTCAAAGGCGGCTTCGGTTCGCCCAATAGCGCCCCTTTGCTCAACAACGCAAACCCCGGTACCGAGTTCGTCAACACGGTATGTCCGCTCAAGTCAGCGCTTGACGGCTACGACAACCGGCTCCCCTGCAGCATGCAGACGATCCACGTACCACAAAACTTTGCCGACGCTATGACGGTTCGCGAGGAAGTCTACGGTGAACAGGGCGTACCGTTGGAAGCCGAATTCGACCAAGACGACGCCCGCAGTTGGCACTGGGTTGCCTATGCGTCTGTAGCTACACACACGACCTCGCCACCCAAAACACTGCGTCGCTCCGACTCTGGAAACACGCCTGCTGATGACGTTCGCCGCGCTTCTGCAACCGCTACACGCGTGCCTGTCGCTACCATCCGACTGATCCCCCCGCCCCACGGCCGAAACAAATACATCGACGACAAGCACGCCGACGCCGACCCCCCAGCCTCCGATGAACACCACCACCCCACTGAACCCTACATCAAGCTCGGCCGCCTCGCAGTCCGCGCCCCCTACCGTAACCTCGGCCTCGCCAAACTCCTCATCAACGCCGCCCTCGACTACGCCACCACGCACGCCGGCCTCATCTACCGGCCGCCCTCCCCCACCGCCCTCGAACTCGCCCAAATGCTCGGCATCAACAAGGAAAAAGAAATCACCTGGCAGGGTCTCGTCATGGTCCACGCTCAAGCCCCTTTACGCGGCATGTGGGAGAAGCATGGGTTCCACGAGGAATTGCTGTCGGAAGACGGGGAGCGCGTGGAGATTGCTGCTGAGCCGCATTGGGTGGAAGAAGGGATTGAGCATTTGGGCATGTGGAAGAGGTTAGGTGTGGAGAAAAGGAAGAGGTTGTCGCTTTCTTCAATTGAGTCTTTTTAG
- a CDS encoding GMC-oxred-N multi-domain protein, with translation MSEPLHTEPVSPKATPLPPLPSEDPLTPAQWATFFAIADVVIPAIKPMSTAKVHTEVAVTDTDYSTAVGTLKARTPANDPDAETAVKEYLEDYASRDPAFRAEMQRVFAMYLPQSQKKDLCMILNVLNTRAGSLFLTGHVTPISEQPLHIRESILNGWATARLGVIRQIRRSLTILTKQAWIKTSLPLRRVMGIPRVPIGMKPDKGYDYEFIQIPPGDMPEIIETDVIVVGSGCGGGVCAKNLAEAGHRVLIVEKSYHWTPDHFPMIEVDGWHHLFMSGSFLSSDDSTMTIVAAETWGGGGTVNWSASLQTQGYVRREWAARDLPFFTSAEFQNSLDRVCGRMGVSTEHIKHNRCNEMLLEGARKLGWTNKAVPQNTGGNQHYCGFCSFGCGSCEKQGPVVSWLPDAARAGAKFIEGFHAEKIIFTKQDGKQVATGVLGTWTSRDINGGVSGAPLTRRRVCIQAKRVIVSAGTMQSPLLLLRSGLKNPQIGRNLYVHPVTFLGAYHNEDIKPWEGGILTAVCSEYENLDGKGHGVKLEATNMVPSSCLMWVDWRSGLQYKLDSARLRNSVGYISIARDRDTGRVYPDPVDGRVRFQYHPSKFDKHSMMEGVIALAKIQYVEGAQEIFTFIPGMKPFIRSPSTPPGDGINDAAFQAWLTEVRARGFPSPESMFVSAHQMGTCRMSARSKDGVVDPHGKVWGTEGLYVADASVFPSASGVNPMVTNMAISDWISRGIADGMEERPRL, from the coding sequence ATGTCAGAACCGCTGCATACCGAACCCGTTTCGCCCAAGGCCACACCTCTACCTCCGCTGCCATCTGAGGATCCGCTAACGCCGGCACAATGGGCGACGTTTTTTGCTATCGCAGATGTAGTGATTCCGGCCATCAAGCCCATGTCCACTGCCAAGGTGCATACCGAAGTCGCTGTTACCGACACCGACTACTCGACCGCCGTCGGCACCCTGAAGGCGCGTACGCCCGCGAATGACCCAGACGCTGAGACGGCCGTCAAAGAGTACTTGGAAGATTATGCCAGTCGGGACCCGGCGTTTCGCGCCGAGATGCAGAGGGTCTTTGCAATGTATCTGCCTCAGAGCCAGAAGAAAGACCTATGCATGATACTCAATGTCCTCAACACCAGAGCTGGCTCTTTGTTCTTGACCGGCCATGTCACACCCATCAGCGAGCAGCCGCTTCACATTAGGGAGTCGATTCTCAATGGCTGGGCTACTGCGCGCCTGGGAGTGATCCGCCAAATCCGCCGTTCACTCACCATACTTACTAAGCAAGCCTGGATCAAGACGTCCCTTCCACTGCGACGCGTCATGGGTATCCCGCGTGTGCCCATTGGAATGAAACCTGACAAGGGCTACGACTATGAATTCATACAAATACCCCCAGGTGACATGCCAGAAATAATCGAGACGGACGTGATCGTCGTGGGCAGTGGTTGTGGAGGCGGTGTGTGCGCCAAGAATCTGGCGGAAGCCGGACATCGTGTCTTGATCGTGGAAAAGTCGTACCATTGGACACCCGACCATTTCCCCATGATCGAGGTCGATGGCTGGCATCATCTCTTCATGAGCGGCTCGTTCTTGTCATCGGACGACTCTACAATGACCATTGTAGCGGCTGAGACATGGGGCGGTGGAGGCACTGTCAATTGGTCTGCTTCTCTACAGACCCAAGGCTACGTCCGTCGCGAATGGGCAGCACGGGATCTACCGTTTTTCACCTCTGCAGAATTCCAGAATTCGCTAGATCGTGTGTGCGGTCGAATGGGCGTTTCGACCGAGCACATCAAGCACAATCGTTGCAACGAAATGTTGTTGGAGGGGGCCAGGAAGCTCGGCTGGACTAACAAGGCCGTTCCGCAAAACACCGGAGGAAACCAGCACTACTGCGGCTTCTGCAGCTTTGGCTGCGGTTCCTGTGAGAAGCAAGGCCCGGTAGTGTCCTGGTTGCCCGATGCTGCTCGCGCCGGCGCCAAATTCATCGAGGGCTTCCACGCTGAAAAAATAATCTTCACTAAGCAGGACGGCAAGCAGGTAGCGACAGGCGTGTTGGGCACCTGGACGTCCCGCGACATCAACGGCGGTGTCAGTGGTGCCCCTCTAACGCGCCGCCGTGTCTGCATTCAAGCCAAGCGCGTCATCGTCTCAGCAGGCACTATGCAGTCACCGCTTTTGCTTCTTCGCTCTGGTCTCAAGAACCCGCAGATAGGCCGTAATCTCTATGTGCATCCTGTCACTTTCCTAGGTGCTTATCACAATGAAGATATCAAGCCGTGGGAGGGCGGCATCTTGACGGCTGTGTGTAGTGAGTATGAGAATCTCGACGGCAAAGGCCACGGCGTCAAGCTAGAAGCCACAAACATGGTCCCTTCGTCGTGTCTCATGTGGGTTGACTGGAGGAGTGGGTTGCAGTACAAGCTCGATTCTGCTCGACTGAGGAACTCGGTGGGCTACATTTCGATTGCGCGAGATCGCGATACAGGCAGAGTGTATCCCGATCCCGTAGATGGACGAGTGCGTTTCCAGTACCACCCCAGCAAGTTCGACAAGCACAGTATGATGGAGGGTGTCATTGCACTAGCCAAGATCCAGTATGTCGAAGGCGCACAAGAGATTTTCACATTTATACCAGGCATGAAGCCCTTCATCCGCAGCCCATCTACCCCACCAGGCGACGGTATCAACGACGCAGCCTTCCAAGCCTGGCTCACAGAGGTCAGGGCACGAGGCTTCCCATCACCCGAAAGCATGTTTGTGTCTGCGCATCAGATGGGTACGTGCCGCATGAGTGCGCGGTCCAAGGACGGCGTCGTAGATCCCCACGGCAAAGTCTGGGGCACAGAGGGTCTGTACGTGGCCGACGCCAGTGTGTTTCCTAGCGCAAGTGGGGTCAATCCCATGGTTACCAACATGGCCATTAGCGACTGGATCAGTAGAGGCATCGCTGATGGCATGGAGGAGCGGCCAAGGTTGTAA
- a CDS encoding FYVE multi-domain protein, with amino-acid sequence MNPPANISPTSPRNTQLPLGRHQGIYQPRTAIGIPAALRRTEKPANKSPPKADSALSSPNHAWSVGGTYAWNASESSATTISQVGNEDMKSLYNDEPLSPVSGPITRNHWQADGSTPVCTAQSCQQPFTLFQRRHHCRKCGGIFCWQHSRNQVRLDELALFHPEGHWHRACDRCHSSFREWEHLRSRGSMSSHSSGDNAPASAKSIEAPAPAKRVENNRVGSLAQSLQGTWNWSTF; translated from the exons ATGAACCCTCCCGCCAACATTTCGCCCACATCCCCGCGCAACACGCAGCTGCCCCTCGGCCGCCATCAGGGCATATACCAGCCCAGGACCGCCATCGGCATCCCCGCTGCCCTGCGCAGGACTGAGAAGCCCGCCAACAAGTCCCCGCCAAAGGCCGACTCGGCCCTCAGCTCTCCCAACCACGCGTGGTCTGTCGGCGGCACTTACGCCTGGAACGCGAGTGAAAGTAGCGCGACGACCATCTCTCAAGTCGGCAACGAGGACATGAAGAGCCTATACAACGACGAACCATTGTCACCCGTGTCCGGCCCAATCACACGCAACCACTGGCAG GCTGACGGATCCACTCCGGTATGTACGGCGCAGTCATGCCAGCAGCCCTTTACTCTCTTCCAGCGTCGCCACCATTGCCGCAAGTGTGGCGGTATCTTTTGCTGGCAACACTCCCGCAACCAGGTCCGTCTTGACGAGCTTGCACTCTTCCATCCAGAGGGCCATTGGCATCGCGCTTGCGACCGTTGCCATAGTTCTTTCCGCGAGTGGGAGCACCTGAGGTCTCGTGGCAGCATGAGCAGTCACAGCTCGGGTGACAACGCCCCTGCCTCAGCAAAGTCCATCGAGGCCCCTGCTCCTGCGAAGCGAGTGGAGAACAACCGCGTGGGTAGCCTCGCACAGAGCCTCCAGGGCACTTGGAACTGGAGCACTTTCTGA
- a CDS encoding tRNA-dihydrouridine synthase, translated as MATETTLAERGESVGVIESHGVAQENGKRRKLHGRAFYESIGSPKLVLAPMVEQSEFAWRLLSRSFLPESQQKNLLAYTPMFHSKMFGEKSNYRDAHFQPLKSTVPSPIDDYHLSQLRDSDRHLDGNPVFDRPLTVQFCSNDPDDFLRAAKHVAPFCDAVDLNLGCPQGIAKRGKYGAFLQEDWDLISRMIRKLHEELDVPVTAKMRVLETPEKTLAYAKTLLDAGASIITVHGRRREQKGHNTGLADWKMIRHLRENLPKETVIFANGNILQHEDIAKCLEATGADGVMSAEGNLYDPTIFAPPPPPGQEGREYWRGRDGKGGYRMDAVMRRYMDIIHRYALGQEPPSRKPLWMPGDIEEPASQTHGKPEDAEDDDEGPPKKKRKQMSKSEKKKEASNPNLTAMQAHLFHLLRPLVAEHHNVRDALARSRTADIDAFENVLTLVEKAVKEGIQKYEFEHADVTPSVSEPEEPPTEPLDPYESSLATVARVKRPYWVCQPYVRPLPKEAIEKGSMTMSKKEKKRLGLEAEQKAKKSEGEVEDVGLVPGGRVEERVARDGEVVEEPRDGVVCG; from the exons ATGGCGACCGAGACGACGTTGGCGGAGCGGGGGGAGAGTGTCGGGGTGATAGAGAGTCATGGTGTGGCACAAGAGAATGGGAAGAGGAGGAAACTCCATGGGCGCGCCTTCTATGAGAGCATCGGGAGTCCGAAGCTCGTGCTTGCGCCCATGGTGGAGCAGTCTGAGTTC GCATGGCGACTGCTCTCGCGCTCCTTCCTCCCAGAGTCTCAGCAAAAGAACCTCCTAGCGTATACCCCAATGTTCCATTCGAAAATGTTCGGCGAAAAGAGCAATTATCGCGACGCCCACTTTCAGCCCCTCAAGTCGACCGTTCCTTCCCCCATCGACGACTACCACTTATCCCAGCTGCGCGATTCGGATAGACACCTGGACGGTAACCCAGTCTTCGACAGACCCCTTACTGTGCAATTCTGCTCAAACGACCCCGACGACTTTCTGCGAGCGGCTAAACATGTGGCGCCCTTTTGCGACGCGGTGGATCTGAACTTGGGCTGTCCGCAAGGTATTGCGAAACGAGGAAAATATGGCGCATTCCTACAAGAGGACTGGGATCTCATCTCGAGGATGATCCGTAAGTTGCATGAAGAGCTGGACGTACCTGTAACCGCCAAGATGCGAGTTCTTGAGACACCAGAGAAGACACTGGCATATGCCAAGACGCTCTTGGATGCCGGCGCCAGTATCATCACTGTACACGGGCGACGGAGAGAACAAAAAGGTCATAATACCGGGTTGGCGGACTGGAAAATGATCCGCCACCTGCGTGAAAACCTGCCCAAAGAGACGGTCATCTTCGCAAACGGGAATATCCTGCAGCACGAAGATATTGCCAAGTGTCTAGAGGCGACAGGAGCAGATGGTGTCATGAGCGCCGAGGGAAACCTCTACGATCCCACCATCTTCGCcccaccgccgccgccggGCCAAGAAGGACGTGAGTATTGGCGCGGTCGGGATGGCAAAGGGGGATACAGGATGGACGCCGTCATGCGCCGATACATGGATATCATCCACAGATACGCACTAGGCCAGGAACCCCCTTCACGGAAACCTCTCTGGATGCCGGGAGACATCGAAGAGCCTGCATCGCAAACGCATGGCAAGCCAGAAGACGcagaagacgacgacgaaggCCCCCCAAAAAAGAAAAGGAAGCAAATGTCTAAATCggaaaagaagaaggaagCTTCAAACCCTAATCTCACAGCCATGCAAGCACAcctcttccatctcctccGTCCACTAGTTGCCGAACACCACAACGTGCGCGATGCACTGGCACGCTCACGAACCGCCGATATCGACGCTTTTGAAAACGTACTCACTCTCGTGGAAAAGGCCGTCAAAGAAGGAATTCAAAAATACGAATTCGAACACGCAGACGTCACGCCATCTGTATCTGAGCCCGAAGAACCACCAACAGAGCCCCTCGACCCATACGAATCCTCGCTAGCGACCGTCGCACGCGTCAAGCGCCCATACTGGGTATGCCAACCGTATGTTCGCCCACTGCCCAAGGAAGCTATTGAAAAGGGGAGCATGACGATGAGtaagaaggagaagaagaggttgGGGCTCGAGGCTGAAcagaaggcgaagaagagtGAGGGGGAGGTTGAGGATGTGGGACTTGTGCCTGGGGGACGGGTGGAAGAGAGGGTCGCGAGGGATGGGGAGGTTGTTGAGGAGCCGAGGGATGGGGTGGTTTGTGGGTAG